In Acidobacteriota bacterium, one genomic interval encodes:
- a CDS encoding RNA polymerase sigma factor RpoD/SigA: protein MSGAPRGKRQRAGQRSILSHYFSEIRDFPLLTKEEEKSLARDIQNGNSAAINDLVESNLSFVAKVASEYRSLGIPFEDLLNEGNIGLIEAAHRFDASKDTKFISYAIWWIRKSILKALSEQSHVVRLPYSQLKKVKEIRRAEQHLSRELDRKPTREEISKYLDRSVAKIDKVLQHSVHEVSLDEPVNDENANALADCIEDKTHVSTEQRLLDRELTHGIGDAMESLNEQQQTVIGYRFGLNGAPPLTLQETGDQMSLSRERVRQIECQAKERMKKAFRRMNRVRVPSRMEAAPVHVANNSETNH from the coding sequence ATGAGCGGCGCGCCACGCGGAAAGCGTCAGCGGGCAGGCCAGCGATCCATCCTGTCGCACTACTTCTCGGAGATCCGGGACTTCCCCCTCCTGACCAAGGAGGAGGAGAAGAGTCTCGCCCGCGATATCCAGAACGGGAACAGCGCGGCGATCAACGACCTCGTTGAATCCAACCTGAGCTTCGTGGCGAAGGTCGCCAGCGAATACCGCTCGCTGGGGATTCCCTTCGAGGATCTTCTCAACGAGGGCAATATCGGGCTGATCGAGGCGGCGCATCGCTTTGATGCCAGCAAGGACACGAAGTTCATCAGCTATGCCATCTGGTGGATTCGAAAATCGATCCTGAAGGCTCTCTCCGAGCAATCCCACGTCGTCCGGCTTCCCTACTCCCAGTTGAAGAAGGTCAAGGAGATCCGCCGGGCGGAACAGCATCTCAGCCGCGAGCTGGATCGCAAGCCGACCCGCGAGGAGATCTCGAAATATCTCGACAGGAGTGTGGCCAAGATCGACAAGGTTCTTCAGCACAGCGTGCACGAGGTCAGTCTGGACGAGCCGGTGAACGATGAGAACGCCAACGCGTTGGCGGACTGTATCGAGGACAAGACCCATGTCTCGACGGAGCAGCGTCTATTGGATCGGGAGTTGACCCACGGCATCGGTGACGCCATGGAGTCCCTCAACGAGCAGCAACAGACGGTGATCGGCTACCGATTCGGCCTGAACGGGGCGCCCCCCTTGACGCTCCAGGAGACCGGCGATCAGATGTCGCTGAGTCGTGAGCGGGTTCGGCAGATCGAGTGCCAGGCGAAGGAGCGCATGAAGAAGGCGTTCCGGAGGATGAATCGAGTCCGCGTACCCTCCCGGATGGAGGCAGCGCCGGTCCACGTGGCCAACAACAGCGAGACAAACCACTGA